The following nucleotide sequence is from bacterium.
CCAATACCCGTCTACTCGCGCCGCGGGTTCATCCGTGTCGCTGCATCCGGCGGTGCAGCGCTCTTGTCGGCGGGCCTCTCGCCGATGAGCGTCCAGGCGACGGCCGGTAGCGTTTCCCCGATAGTACTCCCGCCCGCGACAGCCGACGTTGTGCCCTTCAAGGTTCATGTACCGCAGGCGGCATTGGAGGACCTCAAGAAGAGACTCGGCGCCACTCGTTGGCCCGAAAAAGAGACGATAACGGACTGGTCGCAAGGTGTCCCACTCGCGAAAGCGCGGGCGCTCGTCGAGTACTGGCGGGATCGTTATGACTGGCGGCGCTTCGAAGCGCGTGTTAACTCGTTTCCGCACTTCCGCACGCGAATCGACGGGCTTGGTATTCACTTCATCCACGCACGGTCCCCGCATACCAACGCCATGCCCATCATTCTTACCCACGGGTGGCCTGGCTCGTTTGTAGAGTTCGTGGAGGTAATTGGTCCACTCACAGAACCAACGCGGTACGGCGGGGGCGTTGACGATGCATTCCATGTCGTCATTCCTTCGCTTCCAGGCTTCGCGTTTTCAGATAAGCCTTCCGAAACCGGCTGGGACGTAGAACGCATTGGAAAAGCATGGGTGACGTTGATGCAGCGTCTTGGCTATCGCCGTTGGGTGGCGCAGGGAGGCGACTGGGGTTCCGGCGTTACGCACGCGCTCGGCCATCTTCGGCCGCCCGGCTTGATCGCCGCTCATGTTAACTGGCCTTTTGTATTCCCGCCGAA
It contains:
- a CDS encoding epoxide hydrolase; its protein translation is MKRDSEDRERAGAPIPVYSRRGFIRVAASGGAALLSAGLSPMSVQATAGSVSPIVLPPATADVVPFKVHVPQAALEDLKKRLGATRWPEKETITDWSQGVPLAKARALVEYWRDRYDWRRFEARVNSFPHFRTRIDGLGIHFIHARSPHTNAMPIILTHGWPGSFVEFVEVIGPLTEPTRYGGGVDDAFHVVIPSLPGFAFSDKPSETGWDVERIGKAWVTLMQRLGYRRWVAQGGDWGSGVTHALGHLRPPGLIAAHVNWPFVFPPKLSENPTPAEKRAFERAAWFQGEQSGYFREQGTRPQTIGCAIADSPAGQALWIYEKFQAWTDNRGNPEDALSIDAMLDDISLYWFTNTAASSARMYWENTRSGRASLSAGRIELPMAASIFPREIFTPPKAWAEALWPNLFYWNELDKGGHFAAFEQPKLFVGEMRKAFKSRRG